One Mangifera indica cultivar Alphonso chromosome 4, CATAS_Mindica_2.1, whole genome shotgun sequence genomic region harbors:
- the LOC123214095 gene encoding kinesin-like protein KIN-7E isoform X2 produces MGAVSGEEVMKMEKVQMPNGREEKILVLVRLRPLSEKEIVANEVADWECINDTTILYRNTLREGSTFPSAYTFDRVFRGDCPTKEVYEDGAKSIALSVVSGVNTSIFAYGQTSSGKTYTMTGITEYMVADIFDYIHRHEERAFVLKFSAIEIYNESIRDLLGNDNASLRLLDDPEKGTIVEKVTEETLKDWNHLKELLSICEAQRRIGETLLNEKSSRSHQIIRLTIESSAREFLGKENSATLSASVNFIDLAGSERASQALSTGARLKEGCHINRSLLTLSTVIRKLSKGRHGHINYRDSKLTRLLQPCLGGNARTAIICTLSPARSHVEQTRNTLLFACCAKEVTTKAQVNVVMSDKALVKHLQKELARLESELRSPAPISSSCDYPALLRKKDLQIQKMEKEIKELTKQRDLFQSRVEDLLKMVGHDQGTRQEAAINHHPKHQADGTWEDSISESSGVADSRHMDVRAKRLNGTHYYDTESGSNSDDLYHQENTEDHSLSDCASSTLSIGKNFVRGNVFEENANEIASDSDEYCKEVQCIEIEETGQETISNPVNGDREVSEVQNGFRYGALEQRLNNVQKTTDSLVSHPDLGEQSPRSLAADVSSSRNLTLARSWSCRANLMAGSSTPGLENGEQIESTPPNGMEKDFPGRPEGFQRKFSLFNNGKNNASVSRNDSSSSLETASIKTSADEDITSIHTFVAGLEKMAKNQETRVKADNFEKNVKDVGLDPMHEALATNDWPLVFERQQRAIFELWQSCNVSLIHRTYFFLLFKGDPSDSVYMEVEHRRLFFLKETFSQGNQAVVDGRTLTFVSSVKALHRERQTLSKLMRKRFSEEERMKLFERWNIGLDSKRRRLQLANQLWSDTKDMNHIKESAAIVAKLIRFVEQGQGIKEMAGLSFTPPVTRRRSFGWKNSMATLL; encoded by the exons ACAGAGTATTTCGAGGTGACTGTCCTACAAAAGAAGTGTATGAAGATGGAGCCAAGTCAATTGCTCTTTCAGTTGTTAGTGGTGTTAACA CAAGTATTTTTGCGTATGGTCAAACAAGCAGTGGAAAGACATATACCATGACTGGAATAACCGAGTATATGGTAGCTGATATATTTGACTATATACACAGG CATGAAGAAAGAGCATTTGTTTTGAAGTTCTCAGCAATTGAGATCTACAATGAATCTATTAGAGATCTCCTTGGCAATGATAATGCTTCACTTAGGCTGCTAGATGATCCAGAG AAAGGAACTATTGTGGAAAAAGTCACAGAAGAAACTCTTAAGGACTGGAACCATTTAAAGGAACTCCTTAGCATTTGTGAAG CTCAAAGACGGATAGGGGAGACCTTATTGAATGAGAAAAGCTCCAGATCTCATCAAATTATTAGACTG ACAATTGAAAGTTCTGCTCGAGAGTTCCTAGGCAAAGAAAATTCAGCAACCCTTTCTGCAAGTGTG aattttattgatttggCGGGGAGTGAGCGTGCATCTCAGGCATTGTCAACTGGTGCCAGATTGAAAGAAGGTTGTCACATAAACCGTAGTTTACTGACTCTGAGCACTGTCATTCGCAAGCTAAG TAAAGGAAGACATGGACACATCAATTATAGAGACTCTAAGTTGACACGCCTACTTCAGCCTTGCTTGGGTGGTAATGCTAGAACTGCCATTATATGCACTTTGAGCCCTGCTCGTAGTCATGTTGAGCAAACCAGAAACACTCTTTTGTTTGCTTGCTGTGCCAAAGAAGTTACAACAAAAGCACAGGTCAACGTGGTCATGTCTGATAAGGCATTGGTTAAGCATTTGCAAAAAGAATTGGCTAGATTGGAAAGTGAGTTGAGAAGTCCAGCGCCTATTTCATCAAGTTGTGATTATCCTGCATTGCTGAGAAAGAAAGATCTTCAGATCCAGAAG ATGGAGAAAGAGATTAAGGAATTAACTAAGCAACGAGATCTTTTTCAATCTCGGGTTGAGGATTTGCTAAAAATGGTTGGGCATGACCAAGGCACAAGACAAGAG GCTGCTATCAATCATCATCCAAAGCACCAAGCAGATGGTACATGGGAAGATTCCATATCAGAGTCATCAGGTGTAGCTGATTCGCGTCATATGGATGTAAGGGCTAAAAGGTTGAACGGAACTCATTATTATGACACAGAGAGTGGGAGTAATTCTGATGATCTGTACCACCAGGAGAACACCGAAGACCATTCTTTGTCTGATTGTGCATCTTCAACTCTGTCAATTGGAAAGAATTTTGTAAGAGGGAATGTTTTCGAGGAGAATGCAAATGAGATTGCTTCAGATTCTGATGAATACTGCAAGGAAGTTCAGTGTATTGAGATAGAAGAGACAG GTCAGGAAACAATATCAAACCCTGTGAATGGAGATAGAGAAGTGAGTGAGGTCCAAAACGGTTTTAGATATGGTGCCTTGGAGCAGAGACTGAATAATGTACAAAAGACCACTGATTCTCTAGTCAGTCATCCGGATCTTGGTGAACAATCTCCAAGGTCCTTGGCAGCAGATGTGTCGAGTTCTAGAAACCTGACATTAGCAAGGAGCTGGAGTTGCAGAGCAAATCTCATGGCTGGCTCATCTACTCCTGGCCTTGAGAATGGAGAACAAATTGAGAGCACTCCACCTAATGGTATGGAGAAAGACTTTCCTGGAAGACCAGAAGGTttccaaagaaaattttcactatttaatAATGGTAAAAACAATGCAAGTGTATCAAGAAATGATTCTTCATCTTCTCTGGAGACTGCTTCCATTAAAACCTCTGCAGATGAGGATATCACTAGCATTCATACTTTTGTTGCAGGATTGGAGAAAATGGCCAAAAATCAG GAGACAAGAGTAAAAGCTGATAACTTTGAAAAGAACGTGAAAGATGTAGGATTGGATCCAATGCATGAAGCATTGGCAACGAATGATTGGCCGCTGGTATTCGAGAGACAGCAAAGAGCTATATTTGAACTTTGGCAAAGTTGCAATGTTTCATTGATCCACAGAACATATTTCTTCCTGCTCTTTAAAGGCGATCCATCAGATTCTGTTTACATGGAGGTAGAGCATCGGAGACTTTTCTTCCTCAAGGAAACATTTTCTCAAGGAAATCAGGCTGTGGTAGATGGTCGAACTCTTACTTTTGTTTCAAG TGTGAAGGCTCTTCATCGTGAGAGACAGACTCTGAGCAAACTGATGCGTAAAAGGTTTTCAGAAGAAGAGAGGATGAAACTCTTCGAGAGGTGGAATATTGGATTGGACTCGAAGCGTAGAAGGCTACAGCTGGCCAACCAATTGTGGAGTGATACAAAGGATATGAACCACATCAAAGAGAGTGCAGCCATTGTCGCGAAGCTGATCAGGTTCGTGGAGCAGGGGCAAGGCATCAAGGAAATGGCTGGACTTAGCTTCACACCCCCTGTCACAAGGCGAAGATCGTTTGGGTGGAAAAACAGCATGGCAACCCTTTTGTAA
- the LOC123214095 gene encoding kinesin-like protein KIN-7E isoform X1 has product MGAVSGEEVMKMEKVQMPNGREEKILVLVRLRPLSEKEIVANEVADWECINDTTILYRNTLREGSTFPSAYTFDRVFRGDCPTKEVYEDGAKSIALSVVSGVNTSIFAYGQTSSGKTYTMTGITEYMVADIFDYIHRHEERAFVLKFSAIEIYNESIRDLLGNDNASLRLLDDPEKGTIVEKVTEETLKDWNHLKELLSICEAQRRIGETLLNEKSSRSHQIIRLTIESSAREFLGKENSATLSASVNFIDLAGSERASQALSTGARLKEGCHINRSLLTLSTVIRKLSKGRHGHINYRDSKLTRLLQPCLGGNARTAIICTLSPARSHVEQTRNTLLFACCAKEVTTKAQVNVVMSDKALVKHLQKELARLESELRSPAPISSSCDYPALLRKKDLQIQKMEKEIKELTKQRDLFQSRVEDLLKMVGHDQGTRQEAAINHHPKHQADGTWEDSISESSGVADSRHMDVRAKRLNGTHYYDTESGSNSDDLYHQENTEDHSLSDCASSTLSIGKNFVRGNVFEENANEIASDSDEYCKEVQCIEIEETGEDKNESRRLSNTDTEVMLALTYENGDATGQETISNPVNGDREVSEVQNGFRYGALEQRLNNVQKTTDSLVSHPDLGEQSPRSLAADVSSSRNLTLARSWSCRANLMAGSSTPGLENGEQIESTPPNGMEKDFPGRPEGFQRKFSLFNNGKNNASVSRNDSSSSLETASIKTSADEDITSIHTFVAGLEKMAKNQETRVKADNFEKNVKDVGLDPMHEALATNDWPLVFERQQRAIFELWQSCNVSLIHRTYFFLLFKGDPSDSVYMEVEHRRLFFLKETFSQGNQAVVDGRTLTFVSSVKALHRERQTLSKLMRKRFSEEERMKLFERWNIGLDSKRRRLQLANQLWSDTKDMNHIKESAAIVAKLIRFVEQGQGIKEMAGLSFTPPVTRRRSFGWKNSMATLL; this is encoded by the exons ACAGAGTATTTCGAGGTGACTGTCCTACAAAAGAAGTGTATGAAGATGGAGCCAAGTCAATTGCTCTTTCAGTTGTTAGTGGTGTTAACA CAAGTATTTTTGCGTATGGTCAAACAAGCAGTGGAAAGACATATACCATGACTGGAATAACCGAGTATATGGTAGCTGATATATTTGACTATATACACAGG CATGAAGAAAGAGCATTTGTTTTGAAGTTCTCAGCAATTGAGATCTACAATGAATCTATTAGAGATCTCCTTGGCAATGATAATGCTTCACTTAGGCTGCTAGATGATCCAGAG AAAGGAACTATTGTGGAAAAAGTCACAGAAGAAACTCTTAAGGACTGGAACCATTTAAAGGAACTCCTTAGCATTTGTGAAG CTCAAAGACGGATAGGGGAGACCTTATTGAATGAGAAAAGCTCCAGATCTCATCAAATTATTAGACTG ACAATTGAAAGTTCTGCTCGAGAGTTCCTAGGCAAAGAAAATTCAGCAACCCTTTCTGCAAGTGTG aattttattgatttggCGGGGAGTGAGCGTGCATCTCAGGCATTGTCAACTGGTGCCAGATTGAAAGAAGGTTGTCACATAAACCGTAGTTTACTGACTCTGAGCACTGTCATTCGCAAGCTAAG TAAAGGAAGACATGGACACATCAATTATAGAGACTCTAAGTTGACACGCCTACTTCAGCCTTGCTTGGGTGGTAATGCTAGAACTGCCATTATATGCACTTTGAGCCCTGCTCGTAGTCATGTTGAGCAAACCAGAAACACTCTTTTGTTTGCTTGCTGTGCCAAAGAAGTTACAACAAAAGCACAGGTCAACGTGGTCATGTCTGATAAGGCATTGGTTAAGCATTTGCAAAAAGAATTGGCTAGATTGGAAAGTGAGTTGAGAAGTCCAGCGCCTATTTCATCAAGTTGTGATTATCCTGCATTGCTGAGAAAGAAAGATCTTCAGATCCAGAAG ATGGAGAAAGAGATTAAGGAATTAACTAAGCAACGAGATCTTTTTCAATCTCGGGTTGAGGATTTGCTAAAAATGGTTGGGCATGACCAAGGCACAAGACAAGAG GCTGCTATCAATCATCATCCAAAGCACCAAGCAGATGGTACATGGGAAGATTCCATATCAGAGTCATCAGGTGTAGCTGATTCGCGTCATATGGATGTAAGGGCTAAAAGGTTGAACGGAACTCATTATTATGACACAGAGAGTGGGAGTAATTCTGATGATCTGTACCACCAGGAGAACACCGAAGACCATTCTTTGTCTGATTGTGCATCTTCAACTCTGTCAATTGGAAAGAATTTTGTAAGAGGGAATGTTTTCGAGGAGAATGCAAATGAGATTGCTTCAGATTCTGATGAATACTGCAAGGAAGTTCAGTGTATTGAGATAGAAGAGACAGGTGAGGATAAGAATGAATCCCGTAGATTATCAAATACTGACACTGAGGTAATGCTAGCTTTGACATATGAAAATGGGGATGCGACAGGTCAGGAAACAATATCAAACCCTGTGAATGGAGATAGAGAAGTGAGTGAGGTCCAAAACGGTTTTAGATATGGTGCCTTGGAGCAGAGACTGAATAATGTACAAAAGACCACTGATTCTCTAGTCAGTCATCCGGATCTTGGTGAACAATCTCCAAGGTCCTTGGCAGCAGATGTGTCGAGTTCTAGAAACCTGACATTAGCAAGGAGCTGGAGTTGCAGAGCAAATCTCATGGCTGGCTCATCTACTCCTGGCCTTGAGAATGGAGAACAAATTGAGAGCACTCCACCTAATGGTATGGAGAAAGACTTTCCTGGAAGACCAGAAGGTttccaaagaaaattttcactatttaatAATGGTAAAAACAATGCAAGTGTATCAAGAAATGATTCTTCATCTTCTCTGGAGACTGCTTCCATTAAAACCTCTGCAGATGAGGATATCACTAGCATTCATACTTTTGTTGCAGGATTGGAGAAAATGGCCAAAAATCAG GAGACAAGAGTAAAAGCTGATAACTTTGAAAAGAACGTGAAAGATGTAGGATTGGATCCAATGCATGAAGCATTGGCAACGAATGATTGGCCGCTGGTATTCGAGAGACAGCAAAGAGCTATATTTGAACTTTGGCAAAGTTGCAATGTTTCATTGATCCACAGAACATATTTCTTCCTGCTCTTTAAAGGCGATCCATCAGATTCTGTTTACATGGAGGTAGAGCATCGGAGACTTTTCTTCCTCAAGGAAACATTTTCTCAAGGAAATCAGGCTGTGGTAGATGGTCGAACTCTTACTTTTGTTTCAAG TGTGAAGGCTCTTCATCGTGAGAGACAGACTCTGAGCAAACTGATGCGTAAAAGGTTTTCAGAAGAAGAGAGGATGAAACTCTTCGAGAGGTGGAATATTGGATTGGACTCGAAGCGTAGAAGGCTACAGCTGGCCAACCAATTGTGGAGTGATACAAAGGATATGAACCACATCAAAGAGAGTGCAGCCATTGTCGCGAAGCTGATCAGGTTCGTGGAGCAGGGGCAAGGCATCAAGGAAATGGCTGGACTTAGCTTCACACCCCCTGTCACAAGGCGAAGATCGTTTGGGTGGAAAAACAGCATGGCAACCCTTTTGTAA
- the LOC123214131 gene encoding 30S ribosomal protein S31, mitochondrial produces MAMIQWCGAVAKRVVVNPRVGLPSSSAAAPFVCGRGDKKTKKGKRFNGSYGKARPKKEKMIERLKDKVEVPRSTPWPLPFKLI; encoded by the coding sequence ATGGCGATGATACAGTGGTGCGGCGCAGTGGCAAAGCGAGTGGTGGTGAATCCGCGAGTAGGCCTTCCATCGTCATCAGCGGCGGCTCCGTTCGTGTGCGGGCGGGGCGACAAGAAGACGAAGAAAGGGAAGAGATTCAATGGATCGTACGGGAAAGCAAGGCCTAAAAAAGAGAAGATGATAGAGCGTCTCAAGGACAAGGTTGAAGTCCCCAGGTCTACTCCGTGGCCTCTCCCTTTCAAGCTCATATAA
- the LOC123214130 gene encoding NADH dehydrogenase [ubiquinone] 1 beta subcomplex subunit 9-like, with translation MSGAVSTAGYLARRAVQKERVRILYRRALKDTLNWAVHRHLFYKDADDLRVRFEANKHVEDLDTIDRLIADAEATYNKWRHPDPYIVPWAPGGSKFCRNPTPPAGIEIVYDYGKEDND, from the exons ATGAGCGGAGCAGTATCAACGGCGGGGTACCTGGCGCGGCGAGCAGTCCAAAAGGAGAGAGTTAGGATCCTCTACCGCCGTGCTCTCAAAGACACGCTTAACTGGGCCGTCCATCGCCACCTCTTTTACAAAGAT gCCGACGACCTTCGCGTTAGGTTCGAAGCCAACAAACACGTG GAGGATCTTGACACAATTGATAGACTGATAGCTGATGCTGAAGCAACCTATAATAAGTGGCGGCACCCTGATCCTTATATTG TTCCTTGGGCTCCCGGTGGTTCTAAGTTTTGTAGAAATCCAACTCCGCCTGCTGGG ATTGAGATAGTATATGACTATGGTAAAGAAGATAATGACTAA
- the LOC123214129 gene encoding epimerase family protein SDR39U1 homolog, chloroplastic, producing MEAMCRVSTLTWAHSISHSLHIPRHLSKCQTKRFRVWCANADQTQKMTVSVTGATGFIGKRLVERLQADNHQICVLTRSRSKAQLIFPANIFPGIVIVEEPEWKDCIQGSTAVVNLAGMPISTRWSSEIKREIKQSRVRVTSKVVELINGSPEGVRPSVLVSATAVGYYGSSETQEFDEHGPSGNDYLAEVCKEWEGTALKVNKDVRLALIRIGVVLGKDGGALAKMIPLFMMFAGGPLGSGKQWFSWIHLDDIVNLIYEALSNPSYQGVINGTAPNPVRLAEMCDHLGNVMGRPSWLPVPDFALKAILGEGASVVLEGQRVVPAKAKELGFSFKYSYVKDALKAILS from the exons ATGGAAGCTATGTGCAGAGTTAGCACATTGACATGGGCTCACTCCATCTCTCATTCTCTTCACATTCCTCGACACTTGTCT AAGTGTCAGACTAAGAGATTCAGAGTTTGGTGTGCTAATGCTGACCAAACCCAGAAG ATGACTGTATCGGTAACAGGAGCTACAGGGTTTATAGGTAAAAGATTGGTGGAAAGATTGCAAGCAG ATAATCATCAAATTTGTGTCTTGACACGTTCAAGATCTAAAGCTCAATTAATATTTCCCG CCAACATCTTCCCTGGAATTGTGATTGTGGAGGAGCCAGAGTGGAAAGATTGTATTCAGGGTTCTACTGCTGTTGTAAATTTAGCCGGAATGCCTATAAGTACAAGATGGTCCTCAGAG ATCAAGAGAGAGATCAAGCAAAGCAGGGTTAGAGTCACTTCAAAG GTTGTAGAATTAATTAATGGGTCACCAGAAGGAGTTCGGCCCTCTGTGTTGGTTAGCGCAACAGCTGTTGGTTATTATG GGTCCAGTGAAACACAAGAATTTGATGAACATGGCCCATCAGGAAATGATTACTTGGCTGAG GTCTGTAAAGAGTGGGAAGGGACGGCGCTAAAAGTGAACAAGGATGTAAGATTAGCACTTATTCGCATTGGAGTTGTTCTTGGTAAAGATGGTGGTGCTTTAG CTAAGATGATCCCTCTCTTTATGATGTTTGCTGGCGGACCTCTGGGCTCTGGCAAACAATG GTTTTCATGGATTCATCTGGATGACATAGTGAACCTAATATATGAAGCTCTATCAAATCCATCTTATCAAG GAGTTATCAATGGAACTGCACCGAACCCTGTTCGATTAGCAGAGATGTGTGACCATCTGGGCAATGTCATGGGGCGACCATCATGGCTGCCTGTGCCCGACTTTGCCCTGAAGGCTATTCTGGGAGAAGGTGCTTCTGTG GTTTTGGAAGGGCAAAGGGTGGTGCCTGCTAAAGCCAAAGAATTGGGTTTCTCATTTAAATACTCCTACGTCAAGGATGCACTTAAAGCCATTCTCTCTTGA